The Acropora muricata isolate sample 2 unplaced genomic scaffold, ASM3666990v1 scaffold_746, whole genome shotgun sequence genomic sequence CTTGCATTTGTACAGTATTTCAGTCAAGAGAGTGGTATGACTGAGGTGAAATTCTTATTTGTCAAGAATCTTTTAGAAGAATCGgaatctgctgatagtcaaacTATCTTTCACACTGTCACTAGTAAATTGGAGGAGCTCAATCTGAAAATGGATCACTGTATGTCTCTTGTCTCAGACGGAGCATCGGTAATGACTGGCCACAGAAATGGGCTTGCAGTTAAACTTAAGGAAGTCAACAAGAACATGATTTCTTTTCACTGCATTTGCCACAAACTGGCTTTAGCATGCACAGACACCCTCAAGGAACTGGATTACATTAGCCTGGTTCAGGATCACTTGAGGACACTTTGGAAATACTTTGAGGATTCCCCAAAGAGAATGGCTGTCTTTCTTAAAGCACAACTGGCTTTACGGGCAGTAACTGTTACTGACAGAACGAAGCAAAGGCTTGTTTTGAGGCTCAAGAAAGCCTGCAGCACGCGTTGGCTCAGTTTTGACGGTTCTGTCAATGCTTTGTATGAAACATATATTCCAGTGGTCCAGACCTTAGCTAAGCAGCGAGAAGTGGCAGTTGCAGAGGGTCTTTTGGGCAAAGTGCATTGCTACAAGTTTGTCTCGACACTATACATGCTGAAAGAGGTTCTTCCACTGTTAGCTACGCTCAGCCAAGTTTTTCAGAAAGGAACCTTGGACTTCTCACACATTGCACCATCTGTGGCTTACTGCAAGTCAAAGCTGAATGAAGTGAAGAGGAACAAGGCCTTTCTGCATCGACTGCATGACGATTTACAGCCTGGGGGAAGGCTTGGCACGGCAGAAATCACTATCACTCCGCATAAAGTGTCACTGGCGGAATCCTTGACAGAGAAGTACATCAGTGCACTTGTGAAGAACATCGATGCCCGGTTTGGTAACTGCCTCCCGGCAGTCTCAGCCTTCTCTGTCTTTGATCCTGTGCATCTTCCAGAGCCATCTCAAACCAGCTTTGCAGACTATGGGAAGACAGAAATgaacgtgattggagagcagtTTTTTGCCTCCCTTCCCAATGAAGATAGAGCAACAAGGAAAGAGAAGCTGCAGGCAGAGTATGGCAAGTTTAAGTATGATTTGGCATCATGGA encodes the following:
- the LOC136907314 gene encoding zinc finger protein 862-like; amino-acid sequence: MYCALCRKHKVQNKQNKSKTFVEEPSCRIRKATFKDHANSQQHKDAIEAEHLQRVSGFHKAAEKGKAVKDEVYFNAFYSVYWLAKNEVANRKTLSLLQLLEFLGLRDMKFFDHQSQRSIREIFLTLGQTVARRVLTNVQHAKAYGILLDEVTDISVQEMLLAFVQYFSQESGMTEVKFLFVKNLLEESESADSQTIFHTVTSKLEELNLKMDHCMSLVSDGASVMTGHRNGLAVKLKEVNKNMISFHCICHKLALACTDTLKELDYISLVQDHLRTLWKYFEDSPKRMAVFLKAQLALRAVTVTDRTKQRLVLRLKKACSTRWLSFDGSVNALYETYIPVVQTLAKQREVAVAEGLLGKVHCYKFVSTLYMLKEVLPLLATLSQVFQKGTLDFSHIAPSVAYCKSKLNEVKRNKAFLHRLHDDLQPGGRLGTAEITITPHKVSLAESLTEKYISALVKNIDARFGNCLPAVSAFSVFDPVHLPEPSQTSFADYGKTEMNVIGEQFFASLPNEDRATRKEKLQAEYGKFKYDLASWKVKIPPECQPNREQPPEITAMTWSLQKLAKMGHFYEELSFVAEIILSAPVTNAWPERGASALKRIKTRLRSKLGDDMMFSLMHITINRPELGTSESREMVEQAYEDWKSAKTRRYRSGPILNTPASSTEHEPPHQALPCNEMSDAGVQTEVKSLGTSSATQPLAAAISETEALSILQLNDITDAECDTENDLDFDFSL